From one Cynocephalus volans isolate mCynVol1 chromosome X, mCynVol1.pri, whole genome shotgun sequence genomic stretch:
- the MAGED1 gene encoding melanoma-associated antigen D1 has translation MAQKMDCGAGLLGFQSEASVEDSALLMQTLMEAIQISEAPPTNQAIAAASGPNASPQSSQPPTANEMADIQVSAAAARPKTAFKTQNATTKGPNGVYHFSQAHNAKEMPNTQPKAAFKSQNATSDGPNAAYDFSQAATTGELAANKSEMALKAQNATTKVSPNATYNFSQSHNANEMANNRPKTAFKAWNDTTKTHKANTRTQNVNQAKVAISHVDIETNPGISEPDGAAAQTSVDGSQAQNLESRTIIRGKRTRKINNLNMEESSSGDQRRIPLAPGTWRSASVPVTTQNPPGAPPNVLWQTPLAWQNPSGWQNQTARQTPPARQSPPARQTPPAWQNPVAWQNPVMWPNPVIWQNPVIWPNPIVWPSPVVWPNPLAWQNPPGWQMPPGWQTTPGWQGPPDWQGPPDWPLPPDWPLPPDWPLPTDWPLPPDWIPADWPVPPDWHNLRPSPNLRPSPNSRTSQNLGAAQPRDVALLQERANKLVKYLMLKDYTKVPIKRSEMLRDIIREYTDVYPEIIERACFVLEKKFGIQLKEIDKEEHLYILISTPESLAGILGTTKDTPKLGLLLVILGVIFMNGNRASEAVLWEALRKMGLRPGVRHPLLGDLRKLLTYEFVKQKYLDYRRVPNSNPPEYEFLWGLRSYHETSKMKVLRFIAEVQKRDPRDWTAQFMEAADEALDALDAAAAEAEARAEARTRMGIGDEAVSGPWSWDDIEFELLTWDEEGDFGDPWSRIPFTFWARYHQNARSRFPQTFAGPIIGPGGTASANFAANFGAIGFFWVE, from the exons ATGGCTCAGAAAATGGACTGTGGTGCGGGTCTCCTCGGCTTCCAG TCTGAGGCCTCTGTAGAAGACAGCGCCTTGCTTATGCAGACCTTGATGGAGGCGATCCAGATCTCGGAGGCTCCACCTACCAACCAGGCCATAGCAGCTGCCAGCGGGCCCAATGCTAGTCCCCAGAGTTCACAGCCCCCAACTGCCAATGAGATGGCTGATATTCAGGTTTCAGCAGCTGCTGCGAGGCCTAAGACAGCCTTTAAAACCCAGAATGCCACCACAAAAGGCCCAAATGGTGTCTATCATTTCTCTCAGGCACATAATGCCAAGGAGATGCCTAACACCCAGCCTAAAGCAGCCTTTAAGTCCCAGAATGCCACCTCAGACGGCCCAAATGCTGCCTATGATTTTTCCCAAGCAGCAACCACTGGTGAGTTAGCTGCTAACAAGTCTGAGATGGCCCTTAAGGCCCAGAATGCCACTACTAAGGTGAGCCCAAATGCCACTTACAATTTCTCTCAGTCTCACAATGCCAATGAGATGGCCAACAACCGGCCTAAAACAGCCTTCAAGGCTTGGAATGATACCACTAAGACCCACAAAGCCAATACCCGGACCCAGAATGTAAACCAGGCCAAAGTGGCCATTTCCCATGTTGACATAGAGACCAACCCAGGTATCTCTGAACCTGACGGTGCAGCTGCACAGACATCAGTAGATGGTTCCCAGGCTCAGAATCTGGAGTCCCGGACTATAATTCGGGGCAAGAGGACCCGCAAG ATTAATAACTTGAATATGGAAGAGAGCAGCAGTGGTGATCAGAGGCGGATCCCACTGGCTCCAGGGACCTGGAGGTCTGCATCGGTTCCAGTGACCACCCAGAACCCACCTGGAGCACCCCCCAATGTGCTCTGGCAGACCCCACTGGCTTGGCAGAACCCGTCAGGCTGGCAAAACCAGACAGCCAGGCAGACCCCACCAGCACGTCAGAGTCCTCCAGCTAGGCAGACCCCACCAGCTTGGCAGAACCCAGTTGCTTGGCAGAACCCAGTGATGTGGCCAAACCCAGTGATCTGGCAGAACCCAGTGATCTGGCCAAACCCCATTGTCTGGCCCAGTCCAGTTGTCTGGCCAAATCCACTGGCCTGGCAGAATCCACCTGGATGGCAGATGCCACCTGGATGGCAGACCACACCAGGATGGCAGGGCCCTCCAGATTGGCAAGGTCCTCCTGACTGGCCACTGCCACCCGACTGGCCACTGCCACCTGATTGGCCACTTCCCACTGACTGGCCGCTCCCACCTGACTGGATCCCTGCTGATTGGCCAGTTCCACCTGACTGGCACAACCTACGACCCTCACCTAACCTGCGCCCCTCCCCCAACTCGCGTACCTCTCAGAACCTGGGTGCCGCACAGCCAAGAGATGTGGCCCTTCTTCAGGAAAGA GCAAATAAGTTGGTCAAATACCTGATGCTTAAAGACTACACAAAGGTGCCCATCAAGCGCTCAG AAATGCTGAGGGATATCATCCGTGAATACACTGACGTTTATCCAGAAATCATAGAACGTGCATGTTTTGTCCTGGAAAAG AAATTTGGGATTCAACTGAAGGAAATTGACAAGGAAGAACACCTGTATATTCTCATCAGTACCCCCGAGTCCCTGGCTGGCATACTGGGAAC GACCAAAGACACACCCAAGCTGGGTCTCCTCTTAGTGATTCTGGGTGTCATCTTCATGAATGGCAACCGTGCAAGTGAGG CTGTCCTCTGGGAGGCACTACGCAAGATGGGACTGCGTCCTGG GGTAAGACATCCCCTCCTTGGAGATCTGAGGAAACTTCTCACTTATGAGTTTGTAAAGCAGAA gTATCTAGACTACAGACGAGTGCCCAACAGCAACCCTCCTGAGTATGAGTTCCTCTGGGGCCTCCGTTCTTACCATGAGACTAGCAAGATGAAAGTGCTGAGATTCATTGCAGAG GTTCAGAAGAGAGACCCTCGCGACTGGACTGCACAGTTCATGGAGGCTGCGGATGAGGCCTTGGATGCTCTGGATGCTGCTGCAGCTGAAGCTGAGGCCCGGGCTGAAGCAAGAACCCGCATGGGGATTGGAGATGAGGCCGTGTCTGGGCCCTGGAGCTGGGATGATATTGAGTTTGAGCTGCTGACCTGGGATGAGGAAGGAGATTTTGGAGATCCCTGGTCCAGAATCCCATTTACTTTCTGGGCCAGATACCACCAGAATGCCCGCTCCAGGTTTCCTCAGACCTTCGCCGGCCCCATTATTGGCCCTGGTGGTACAGCCAGTGCCAACTTTGCTGCCAACTTTGGTGCCATTGGTTTCTTCTGGGTTGAGTGA